One Hydrogenophaga crassostreae genomic region harbors:
- a CDS encoding acetyl-CoA C-acetyltransferase, whose protein sequence is MSEAFVYDAIRTPRGKGKKDGSLHEVKPVNLLAGLLRDLQARNGFDTAAVDDIVMGVVSPIGEQGSVLPKVAALKAGWDWRCSGVQLNRFCASGLEAVNMAAMKIKSGWEDLVVAGGVECMSRVPIGSDGGAWAQDPETNSETLFVPQGVGADLIATMAGFSRADVDAFALESQKRATKARAEGRFAGSIVPVKDFLGQTILGEDEFIKPNTTLEGLAGLKPAFEQLGAMGFDAVALQRYPQVERIYHVHHAGNSSGIVDGAAAVLIGSEAAGKAHGLKARAHIVSVALSGDDPTIMLTGPMPAARKALAKAGLTIDQIDLFEVNEAFATVPMKFMQAMGVPHEKVNVNGGAIAMGHPLGATGAMILGTLIDELHRTGKRYGLATLCVGGGMGIATIIERV, encoded by the coding sequence ATGTCAGAAGCATTTGTTTACGACGCCATCCGCACTCCGCGTGGCAAAGGCAAGAAAGACGGCAGCCTGCATGAAGTCAAACCGGTCAACTTGCTCGCGGGCCTCTTGCGCGATCTGCAAGCGCGCAATGGTTTTGATACGGCGGCGGTGGACGACATCGTCATGGGCGTCGTGTCGCCCATTGGTGAACAAGGCTCGGTGCTGCCCAAGGTGGCGGCGCTCAAGGCCGGCTGGGACTGGCGCTGCTCGGGCGTGCAGCTCAACCGCTTTTGCGCCTCGGGGCTGGAAGCCGTGAACATGGCCGCGATGAAAATCAAGAGCGGCTGGGAAGACCTGGTGGTCGCCGGCGGCGTGGAGTGCATGAGCCGCGTACCGATTGGTTCCGATGGCGGGGCCTGGGCGCAAGACCCTGAAACCAACAGCGAAACGCTGTTCGTGCCGCAAGGAGTGGGCGCCGATCTGATCGCAACCATGGCGGGCTTCAGCCGCGCCGATGTCGATGCTTTTGCACTCGAATCGCAAAAACGCGCCACAAAAGCGCGTGCCGAGGGCCGCTTTGCCGGATCCATCGTTCCCGTGAAAGACTTCTTGGGCCAAACCATCCTGGGTGAAGACGAGTTCATCAAACCCAACACCACCCTGGAAGGCCTGGCCGGCCTCAAACCCGCTTTTGAACAGCTTGGCGCCATGGGCTTCGACGCCGTGGCCTTGCAGCGCTACCCTCAGGTGGAACGCATTTACCACGTGCACCACGCCGGCAACTCCTCGGGCATTGTCGACGGCGCAGCGGCGGTGTTGATCGGCTCTGAGGCCGCCGGCAAAGCCCACGGCCTGAAGGCCCGGGCACACATTGTGTCGGTGGCACTCTCCGGCGATGACCCGACCATCATGCTCACCGGCCCCATGCCTGCCGCCCGCAAGGCGCTGGCCAAAGCCGGGCTCACCATCGACCAGATCGACTTGTTCGAAGTGAACGAAGCGTTTGCCACCGTGCCGATGAAGTTCATGCAGGCAATGGGCGTGCCGCACGAGAAGGTGAACGTCAACGGCGGCGCCATTGCCATGGGCCATCCATTGGGTGCCACCGGGGCGATGATTCTCGGCACGCTGATCGATGAACTGCACCGCACGGGCAAACGCTACGGTCTTGCAACCCTGTGTGTCGGCGGCGGCATGGGAATAGCCACGATTATTGAGCGCGTATAA